One region of Daphnia pulicaria isolate SC F1-1A chromosome 7, SC_F0-13Bv2, whole genome shotgun sequence genomic DNA includes:
- the LOC124348826 gene encoding serine-rich adhesin for platelets-like isoform X2, with amino-acid sequence MHLIESTKTSAATSGSCPEAPATGGEGQPKRQQPHLLPGVSSAGRNHKNSRPWDYDTEDSGVDSVSSLAGLEADNSAGHPTTTVSNQKTSSVEYSAVIVNNNNKVNNATVAAADAVSKQQPVQQRKSFLHTSVYGGVQRSSPPDSGTSKNLFRKNVTNKVVSKKGHGVVNQELQSDGRALDSAKNHFLHSLLDDEVSKAVRSSGGEDVLLESESASSTSAALDLLPELVQLLDANRVMDGGLIELIGRDGTRASLRVTLASQSTTSASAVMTSRKNSFNTRLHRNSKRSSQRRCHKPPAEVVVVAETATTATTANNKTASAPSNNNLSSGGGGSAGSFITGQRPRSVRRRPSLSSSFHKKVVPGFSVSMAIPPSKVAILASKFNSLINESRRSSAAAAANANNNNNNNNTLHPGPDADDKKLSTNDRPVLESTIPALPISSTWSWRLVGPTASESLAVSSTKRNNNNNNLASSVGRSRPIDTIPELIDPPPEQPIQPAKSTHADYGKPRRKSHDLSQPYGGRSHPVARPLPSDPAGSLKNRESVYGTVMSIVKQAIRKFEKLEDGKTPIAGVESSNNDNNNPSASMTPMSVDGATSSCYYYQEPAAVIPEGIEPNNSFLWRDQKSMQNLIYEATSFSERTATSLTTGRGGLHPDACNYYEMGSSKYDTLRSRRSNAYDTLHHRNQSKSSSSSSSSGYDEIRSPDSLTSNPSDPATSVKYDDIKLTPNCVVTYDELSYLTGRRQSNGYDELMRSPLSTTSSGGYIDPGSSSALGYERILPPEDQRRHHATAEQTDADEDGSTLRYEECGSPSGVIQSSSSPITVTALPAIVCEDQLDSISYLYDDIRTVGRGDGGGGYGGCYGGSNHSYEPIYAHLGEGTSKMESSNSTCSLSSTSVAGPNDKSSDTLSDSSEEGVHEVCSYKLTQLGNGAVPDSPAPSLAGTSTSTRTGAERRSETSDEWIDISDPDEPAWTVTRIRQRHEVTNASFVRRGHRASRRKLSIPKASGQQSWSQTMRTLVKNGFNKATTLSKRSGKDIQRQQEQRNNDVKSSSASNPSAAASVASKAAIYSDAGPGTAAGAAVIQLTKSSARRLPSAETEASGTGSSQTWEDYGESDGDDLVDDHHYEALYEVINPRLQSSSGAAATHLDHNDDSFDDSFDSDDAFEEVVVRGLDAISDTSRERPGSRSGSERSKESEDPSLRSSQVKIGRFADLAGEQMRRLRRNWTTTKTDIGKSITRIKKKSTASVADLSEVFKPSASASRREVSPEKSPNGQKELPSPSPPSPPPQEIRPSSHVEVQKKKGTWAMRQIRRRMTVVSSPNYGAGNKEKASTFYLTLTIEKPAQVNANGKSPAVSETSSPEPVSTPSPVPPLISPADSSKVPVRPKRISSAYALGSQYQSTVRPKTAPPAPPVKSPSQQQQAAAESAMAASPPPLASIPAKKPLSRLPTAFSESRIAAERSVLMDEYQSMHYSDIAFVTPGQKHNGPPPSLSTPYSRLSMASVTSSRHSNETYMGVGDLASAPERSTVPDDVRNYLDLQSPIETEELYISSHFADEPLYQFYTAAIIERATQNQGDGSEEDDYEVIGEHRRKEEEEFQSDYNKGNNAKLPTAMELVMPSSGRRTLWCELPQVINSGLLETISPQQRKLQEAKFELITSEASYLRSLNVLTTHFIQSREFAGDANSEALLSRLERHTLFSDIVPVRECSEALLADLEQRWQENVFIREICDILLEHAAKHFEVYIKYCTNQLYQERMLRDLKETKPQFVDCLRRLESSPVCQSLAMHSFLMLPMQRITRLPLLVDAIFHRLESGTPEFERCRMTLATLNKIVQECNEGARKAERIHEMLVVSNQLDFADVKAISVMSASRWLVKKGEMQRLMWRDIDARLTFGRKIHKQTVYVFLFTDLLVITKKKGEDSYAVLDYCPRNMVQVDEHIRTEKPIGKPGSELGKNLILLTMLQNHENKTLEMILSCSSESDRTRWLEAVTPRTSDNPEEKIYEEWDCPQVQAIHPYVATQPDELSLEVADVVNVLRKMADDEEDDGSCQADEMTAL; translated from the exons ATGCATTTGATCGAGTCGACAAAGACGTCGGCGGCAACATCCGGCAGTTGCCCGGAAGCCCCGGCTACTGGCGGCGAAGGCCAACCGAAAAGGCAGCAGCCTCACCTGTTGCCTGGCGTTTCGTCGGCTGGCCGGAATCATAAAAATTCCCGTCCGTGGGATTACGACACGGAGGATAGTGGCGTGGACAGCGTGAGCAGTTTGGCCGGCCTGGAAGCCGACAACAGTGCTGGCCATCCGACGACGACAGTGTCCAACCAGAAGACGAGTAGCGTCGAGTACTCGGCTGTGatagtcaacaacaacaacaaagtgaaCAACGcaactgttgctgctgctgacgccGTGAGCAAACAGCAACCGGTCCAGCAAAGAAAATCCTTCCTGCACACGTCCGTCTACGGCGGCGTCCAGCGATCATCTCCTCCGGACTCCGGCACCAGCAAAAACTTGTTCCGGAAGAATGTGACCAACAAAGTTGTTTCGAAAAAAGGACACGGTGTCGTCAACCAGGAGTTGCAGAGTGACGGGCGAGCCCTGGACTCGGCCAAGAACCACTTTCTGCACAGTTTGCTGGACGATGAGGTCAGCAAGGCCGTCCGATCGTCCGGAGGAGAAGACGTGCTGCTGGAATCTGAATCCGCTTCATCAACGTCGGCCGCTTTAGATTTGCTGCCCGAGCTGGTCCAGCTGCTGGACGCCAACCGGGTGATGGACGGCGGTTTGATTGAGCTGATCGGGCGAGACGGGACGAGGGCCAGTCTCCGTGTGACCTTGGCCAGTCAGTCCACCACCTCCGCCTCGGCCGTGATGACCTCACGCAAAAACAGTTTCAATACGCGTCTGCACCGCAACTCGAAACGCTCATCTCAACGTCGTTGCCACAAACCACCTGcagaagttgttgttgttgcagaaacagcaacaacagcaacaactgcCAACAACAAGACGGCATCCGCTCCGTCCAACAACAACTTgtccagcggcggcggcggtagtGCGGGTAGTTTTATTACCGGCCAGCGGCCCCGCAGCGTCCGTCGGCGACCTTCGTTATCATCGTCTTTCCATAAAAAAGTTGTGCCCGGCTTCAGTGTCTCGATGGCCATACCCCCCAGCAAAGTGGCCATTTTGGCCTCCAAATTCAATTCGCTCATCAACGAGAGTCGACGGAGTAGCGCCGCCGCAGCCGCCAAcgccaacaacaataacaacaacaacaacaccttaCACCCTGGCCCGGATGCTGATGATAAGAAATTATCAACAAATGACCGGCCGGTGCTGGAATCGACGATCCCGGCACTTCCTATCTCATCGACTTGGTCGTGGCGTTTAGTCGGGCCGACAGCCAGCGAGTCGCTCGCAGTTTCCAGCACtaagcgcaacaacaacaacaacaacttggcGTCAAGCGTCGGCAGGTCCCGACCGATTGATACCATTCCCGAATTAATTGATCCGCCACCGGAACAACCGATCCAGCCAGCCAAATCCACTCACGCCGACTACGGGAAACCGAGACGAAAGAGTCACGATCTCTCTCAACCTTACGGCGGACGGAGTCATCCGGTGGCCAGGCCGCTGCCTTCCGATCCGGCGGGATCGCTGAAAAATCGTGAAAGTGTCTACGGCACGGTGATGAGCATCGTCAAACAGGCCATCCGCAAATTCGAGAAACTGGAAGACGGAAAGACGCCGATCGCTGGGGTGGAGTCGAGCAACAATGACAACAACAATCCATCGGCTTCGATGACGCCAATGTCCGTCGATGGAGCCACGTCTTCCTGCTACTACTACCAGGAGCCGGCGGCCGTGATTCCGGAAGGCATTGAGCCCAACAATTCCTTTTTGTGGCGGGATCAAAAGAGTATGCAGAATCTGATCTACGAGGCGACCAGTTTCAGCGAACGGACGGCCACGTCACTCACAACGGGCAGGGGGGGTCTCCATCCGGACGCGTGCAACTATTACGAGATGGGCAGCAGCAAATACGACACGCTCCGGTCACGCCGATCCAACGCCTACGACACTTTGCACCACCGGAATCAAAGcaaatcgtcgtcgtcgtcttcatcCAGCGGCTACGACGAAATCCGGTCGCCTGACAGTTTGACGTCGAATCCGTCGGATCCGGCGACTTCCGTCAAGTACGACGACATCAAACTGACGCCCAATTGCGTTGTGACTTACGACGAACTGTCGTACCTGACCGGGCGGAGGCAATCCAACGGCTACGACGAACTGATGCGATCGCCTCTGTCCACAACGTCTTCCGGCGGATACATCGATCCGGGAAGCAGCTCGGCTTTGGGATACGAAAGGATCTTGCCGCCGGAAGATCAGAGACGTCATCACGCAACTGCCGAGCAGACGGATGCAGACGAAGACGGAAGTACCTTACGATACGAAGAATGCGGATCACCTTCCGGCGTCATCCAgtcgtcttcttctcccaTCACCGTCACAGCTCTTCCGGCCATTGTATGCGAAGATCAGCTGGACAGTATCAGCTACCTGTACGACGACATCCGCACGGTGGGCAGGGGCGACGGAGGAGGAGGCTACGGCGGATGTTACGGCGGATCGAATCACTCGTACGAACCCATTTACGCTCACCTGGGCGAAGGGACCAGTAAAATGGAATCGTCCAACTCGACTTGTTCGTTATCTTCTACCTCGGTGGCCGGACCAAACGACAAATCCAGCGACACTCTCTCGG ACTCATCAGAGGAGGGCGTGCATGAAGTTTGTTCCTACAAATTAACCCAGCTGGGCAATGGTGCGGTACCGGATTCGCCTGCGCCCAGTTTGGCCGGAACCTCAACGTCAACACGAACGGGAGCCGAGCGACGGAGCGAAACGAGCGACGAATGGATCGACATTAGCGATCCGGATGAGCCGGCCTGGACTGTAACGCGCATTCGACAAAGGCACGAAGTGACCAACGCTTCCtt CGTTCGAAGAGGACATCGTGCCAGCCGTCGTAAACTGTCCATCCCGAAGGCGAGTGGCCAGCAATCGTGGTCTCAAACGATGCGTACCCTAGTCAAGAATGGATTCAACAAGGCGACTACCCTTTCAAAGCGATCCGGTAAAGACATCCAGCGCCAACAAGAACAACGGAACAACGACGTCAAATCTTCATCGGCCAGCAACCCATCGGCGGCGGCGTCGGTGGCATCCAAAGCGGCCATTTATTCCGACGCTGGGCCTGGgactgctgctggtgctgctgttATTCAGTTGACCAAGTCATCGGCCAGGCGGCTACCTTCGGCCGAAACGGAAGCCAGCGGAACGGGTAGCAGCCAAACGTGGGAGGACTACG GTGAGAGCGATGGAGACGATCTAGTCGACGACCATCACTACGAGGCCCTTTACGAAGTGATTAATCCGCGGTTGCAATCCAGCAGCGGAGCCGCAGCGACGCATTTGGATCACAATGACGACAGTTTTGACGACTCGTTTGATTCGGACGATGCCTTTGAAGAGGTCGTCGTACGAGGACTG GATGCGATATCCGATACGTCGAGAGAGCGGCCTGGATCGAGATCGGGTTCGGAGCGCTCGAAAGAAAGTGAGGATCCATCACTACGATCGAGTCAAGTGAAAATCGGTCGGTTCGCCGATTTGGCCGGCGAACAAATGCGCCGATTGCGTCGCAATTGGACCACGACCAAGACGGACATTGGCAAATCCATCACGCGcatcaagaagaagagcaCGGCCAGTGTGGCCGATTTGAGCGAAGTTTTTAAACCCTCGGCGTCGGCGTCGAGACGTGAAGTTTCTCCGGAGAAGAGCCCCAACGGCCAGAAAGAATTGCCTTCGCCATCACCTccgtctcctcctcctcaagaGATCCGGCCCAGCAGTCACGTCGaagttcaaaagaagaaaggcacTTGGGCAATGCGCCAAATCCGCCGGCGGATGACTGTCGTGTCGTCACCGAATTACGGCGCtggcaacaaagaaaaagcctCGACTTTCTACCTGACGTTGACCATCGAAAAGCCCGCACAAGTCAA tgCCAATGGCAAGAGTCCGGCAGTCAGTGAAACGTCCAGTCCGGAACCCGTTTCCACGCCCAGTCCCGTGCCACCTTTAATTAGTCCAGCAGATTCTTCCAAAGTGCCCGTTCGTCCAAAGAGGATATCATCCGCCTATGCTCTTGGATCGCAATACCAATCGACCGTTCGACCCAAAACGGCCCCACCTGCTCCACCTGTCAAATCGCCGTCCCAGCAGCAACAAGCGGCGGCCGAATCGGCAATGGCCGCTTCGCCACCTCCATTGGCCAGCATTCCGGCTAAAAAGCCGCTCTCCCGGCTCCCGACGGCCTTCAGTGAGAGCCGAATAGCCGCCGAACGGTCCGTCTTGATGGACGAATATCAGTCGATGCATTACAGCGACATTGCGTTCGTTACGCCCGGCCAGAAACACAACGGCCCACCTCCATCATTGAGCACACCCTACAGTCGACTGTCGATGGCCAGCGTGACTTCCTCCCGCCATTCGAACGAAACTTACATGGGCGTGGGCGATTTGGCGTCGGCTCCCGAACGTTCCACCGTGCCAGACGATGTCCGCAATTACTTGGATCTCCAATCGCCAATCGAGACGGAAGAATTGTACATTAGCAGCCATTTTGCGGACGAGCCGCTCTACCAATTCTACACGGCTGCCATCATCGAG CGGGCCACGCAGAATCAAGGCGACGGGAGCGAAGAGGACGACTACGAGGTGATTGGTGAACACCgtcgcaaagaagaagaagaattccaGTCTGATTATAACAAAGGGAATAACGCCAAATTACCAACAGCCATGGAACTGGTGATGCCATCGAGTGGTCGCAGGACATTGTGGTGCGAATTACCGCAGGTCATCAACAGCGGCCTCTTAG AAACCATTTCTCCGCAGCAGCGCAAACTCCAAGAGGCCAAATTCGAGTTGATCACTTCAGAGGCGTCGTACCTGCGCTCGCTGAACGTGTTGACGACGCACTTTATTCAGAGCCGTGAATTCGCCGGTGATGCCAACAGCGAGGCGTTGCTGTCACGGCTGGAACGCCACACCCTTTTCTCCGACATTGTCCCGGTGCGCGAGTGCTCGGAGGCTCTTCTGGCCGACCTGGAACAACGTTGGCAAGAGAACGTCTTCATCCGCGAAATCTGCGACATCCTCCTGGAACACGCGgccaaacatttcgaagtTTACATCAAGTACTGCACCAATCAGCTCTACCAAGAGCGAATGCTCAGAGACCTCAA GGAGACCAAGCCGCAGTTTGTGGATTGTCTGCGTCGATTGGAGTCGAGTCCCGTTTGCCAATCATTGGCCATGCACAGTTTCCTGATGTTGCCGATGCAGCGCATCACTCGACTGCCGCTCTTGGTCGATGCCATTTTTCATCGGCTGGAGAGCGGCACGCCCGAATTCGAACGCTGCCGTATGACTCTGGCCACTCTGAACAAG ATAGTGCAAGAGTGCAACGAGGGGGCCCGCAAGGCCGAGCGGATTCACGAAATGCTGGTGGTGTCCAATCAGTTGGATTTCGCCGACGTCAAGGCCATTTCGGTCATGTCCGCTTCGCGATGGTTGGTCAAGAAAGGCGAGATGCAGCGTCTCATGTGGCGTGACATTGACGCCCGGCTCACGTTCGGACGCAAAATTCATAAGCAGACCGTCTACGTCTTTCTCTTTACCGACCTCTTGGTCATCACCAAAAAGAAAGG GGAGGATTCTTATGCTGTTCTCGACTATTGCCCTCGCAATATGGTTCAAGTGGATGAGCACATCCGCACGGAAAAACCAATTGGTAAACCAGGATCCGAGTTGGGAAAGAATTTGATCCTTTTGACGATGCTTCAAAACcacgaaaataaaactctggAAATG ATCCTTTCTTGCTCGTCGGAATCTGATCGAACTCGATGGCTGGAAGCCGTTACTCCGCGAACGTCTGATAATCCGGAAGAAAAGATTTACGAGGAATGGGATTGTCCTCAAGTCCAG gCCATACATCCTTACGTTGCCACTCAGCCGGATGAGTTGTCCCTGGAAGTGGCTGACGTCGTCAACGTTCTCCGTAAAATGGCCGATG ATGAGGAGGATGATGGCTCATGTCAAGCTGATGAAATGACTGCGCTTTGA